The DNA sequence TGTCTAGAGTAAGCCAAAAGAGAGCGTCCGTCCCGAGGTCGCGCTTGCGTTGCGGCTCAAGAGCCAGTCGAGGATTCTATTCATGTGGTCAGGTCCTCTCGCTCACGTTCCCTTGCGGCAATGGCGCGCGCGCCATAGTAGCCTCTGCCGGCTCAAAGGTACGCTGCTGACGTGTGCAGCGCAAGAGGCCTGTGGGTCGCGCTCCGCGCATGGTACAATTATGCATGAAACCCGACATTGATTCTCATGCGAGAGATAATCACCCCACCCGCAAGCGGGTGGGTCACCCTGGCAAAGATGTTTCGCTCCATGCGCCTCACGGCGCGAGTCGTGTCAGTGCCTGCGTGTAAACCGAATCCAGCTCCTCAGGCCGTCGCACTGTGATTTCGAGATCGCGAAGAAAACCGTCGCGCAGGCCATAAATCCAGCCATGAATGTACAGCTCCTGCCCGCGCGACCAGGCGTCGCGGACGGCGGGCGTCAGGCCGACATTTCGCACCTGCTCGATAACATTCAGTTCGCACAGCAGCTTCCAACGGTCCTCATCAGAAGCAAGCGGGCTCAAAAGTTCGGCGTGACGGTCACGAATCTCCCAGATATTGGCGAGCCATTTGTCAACCAGCCCCAGACATTCGCCCCGCAGCGCCGCCCGGACACCGCCGCAGCCGTAATGCCCGCACACGATTATGTGCCTGATTTTGAGAATGTCCACTGCGAACTGAATCACCGAACCGCAATTGAGATCGTCTGCCGCCACGATATTGCCCACGTTGCGATGAACAAACACCTCGCCGGGCAGAAGGCCGGTGATCTGGTTGGCGGACACGCGGCTGTCGGAACAGCCGATCCACAGATACTCGGGCGTCTGGATTGCCGCCAGCCGGCTGAAGAACTCCGGGTCGTGCCGGGTGATGCTCTCGGCCCAGGCCCGATTGTTGGCAAACAAGCGTGAGAGGTATTTCATTCAATTACCGCCGTCGGTCCCGTGTCCAAAAATGGTCAGCGGCCACAAAATAGTCCCCGTTCAGGATGGCGTCACTCAAATAATGCCGGCACGAGTTGCCCGGACAATCGTGATATTTCAGGCAACCCCAAGATACTGCTTTTCACTCGGGCTCGGCCGCAGTACTTTTCAGGCGTCAAGGTCAGCCTACGGAAAGGTGAAGGTGCTCTATGAGAACGGTTTCAGCAGCCTGCATACTCGTTTTTGTCGCGGTGTCCACGGCTCTTTGCCAGACCCCGTGCGACGAAATCTCGAAACATCCGATCCGGTTTGCCATCCTCGGCGATCGCACAGGCGATCACCAGGAGGGGGTCTATGAAGCAGTCGTGGCCGAGGTGGAGCAGATGCGGCCGGATTTTGTCATGACGGTCGGCGATATGATCGAGGGGTACATCTCCGACACGGTCGAAATGAACAAACAGTGGGACGAATATCTCGGCATTGTGAAGCAGCTCACCATGCCGATCTACTTCACGCCCGGCAACCATGATATTACGTCGGACGCGATGGAGCCGACCTACCGCGCACGAGTGGCCGCGCCGTACTACTCGTTCGATCATCGCGGGATTCATTTCGTAATTCTCGATAACAGCCGCACGGAGAACCCGAGCGAGATCGACGAAGCGCAAATCACGTGGCTCAGGGAAGACCTGGCGAAAAGTAGCGCCGCCTGCTACACGTTTGTGTTTTTCCACAAACCGTTTTGGTATAAGACGCTCGGCGATGGTCAACCTGATGCCCTGCACGATATCTTCAACGTGAACGGAGTCGATGCCGTTTTCACGGGTCATTTTCATAAGTACTTCTCCGCGGAGTTCGACGGCGTGGTGTACACATCGATCGGCAGCTCCGGAGGCCAAACTGAGGAAAGCCCCGACGGATTACTGTATCACTTTGGCTGGGTGACGGTTGATGGCGACGGTGTGCACATCGGGCCGATCAAGAAAGACGCCGTGTTGCCATGGGACGTGCAGACGGTTGCCGGAATGCGGGCAGCCAACACCGTCAAGGAGTCCGGAATCACTTTTGCGCAGCCGGTCAGGCTTAGCAATGAGCTCGCCCTTGTCGACGGAACCGCTACAGTAGTTCTGAACAATCCGGTTATCGACGCCGCATGGAGCGACACACTGCGCTGGGAAACTCCGCAAGGGTGGACAATTACGCCGTCAATCTATCCGTTCACTATGGAGACCGGCGGATCTGTGACCGCACAGTTCACAATAAAAGCGGCGGACACGCTATATCCGTTGCCGACTGTATCAACGCGACTGCCGTATGGCGAGGGGCGCTCAACAAGGGTGTCTCAAGATCTGGAAGTCGCGCGCACCGCGTATTGCACGCAAGCGAATGGGCCGGTCGTGGTCGACGGCCAGTTGACGGAGGCGTGCTGGTCCAGGCCGGTGACTGCGCTATTCGGCAACGACGCGCTACCCTCAAAAGTTGATTCGACGGCTTTCTATTTCGCTTATGACGACGTCAGCCTGTATGTCGGCGTTTATTGCCGCGAGGCGAGCATGGATCAGTTGCGCGCCTCGATGACCGAGCGCGACGCTGCCGTGTACACCGAGGACGCGGTGGGCGTGATGATCCAGCCGCGCGCAGCATCTGCCGACGTGGCACAGTTCTATGTCAACCCGCTGGGGACTGTGTACGATCAATTGATCGAGCGGGCCAGCGACGGTTACTGGTCCGGCCGGAACCAGTGGAACGGCGAGATCGAGGTGAACGCAACGCGTGCCACGGACTCATGGGTAGTAGAGATGCGTATTCCGCTGGGGCAGTTCGACGCGCTGGGGAGCTCTACTCCCCAAAGCGGTGATCGCTGGCGCGTGCAGTTCCGCCGCAAACAGGCGCGCACTAACTCCGCCGCCGCCTTCCAATCCCCCTGGCAATACGACCCGACCGGCTTCGGGGAATTGGTGATGGAGTAGGGGGGATAACCGTTATTCCCAGGTTCGTGCCCTTTGCCATTCTCCGGCTTGACCGGAGAATCCAAGGGTTGTAGGGCGGGACCGCTTCGATCCCGCCTGCGAAGGTTTTTACACTTCTATTGTGACCAGAAAGTGATTGCTGAGAGCCACGGACAGATGTTCATTGTTGGGAGCGCGGTTTTTCCAGAATCTGGGTTGTAACAGTACATATGAAAGCTCCAAGGCCAGAAGCAACTGAAACACCGGTCGACTATGCCGATAGACTCGCGAACTGGTATGTCAGCCAATCTGGAGCAGTTGATCG is a window from the Candidatus Zixiibacteriota bacterium genome containing:
- the can gene encoding carbonate dehydratase, with translation MKYLSRLFANNRAWAESITRHDPEFFSRLAAIQTPEYLWIGCSDSRVSANQITGLLPGEVFVHRNVGNIVAADDLNCGSVIQFAVDILKIRHIIVCGHYGCGGVRAALRGECLGLVDKWLANIWEIRDRHAELLSPLASDEDRWKLLCELNVIEQVRNVGLTPAVRDAWSRGQELYIHGWIYGLRDGFLRDLEITVRRPEELDSVYTQALTRLAP
- a CDS encoding metallophosphoesterase, translated to MRTVSAACILVFVAVSTALCQTPCDEISKHPIRFAILGDRTGDHQEGVYEAVVAEVEQMRPDFVMTVGDMIEGYISDTVEMNKQWDEYLGIVKQLTMPIYFTPGNHDITSDAMEPTYRARVAAPYYSFDHRGIHFVILDNSRTENPSEIDEAQITWLREDLAKSSAACYTFVFFHKPFWYKTLGDGQPDALHDIFNVNGVDAVFTGHFHKYFSAEFDGVVYTSIGSSGGQTEESPDGLLYHFGWVTVDGDGVHIGPIKKDAVLPWDVQTVAGMRAANTVKESGITFAQPVRLSNELALVDGTATVVLNNPVIDAAWSDTLRWETPQGWTITPSIYPFTMETGGSVTAQFTIKAADTLYPLPTVSTRLPYGEGRSTRVSQDLEVARTAYCTQANGPVVVDGQLTEACWSRPVTALFGNDALPSKVDSTAFYFAYDDVSLYVGVYCREASMDQLRASMTERDAAVYTEDAVGVMIQPRAASADVAQFYVNPLGTVYDQLIERASDGYWSGRNQWNGEIEVNATRATDSWVVEMRIPLGQFDALGSSTPQSGDRWRVQFRRKQARTNSAAAFQSPWQYDPTGFGELVME